The sequence GTTCGAGTACACCGAGCTGGTCAAGCACGAGGGCATGAGCCTCTCGTCCGGTCCGTACGGCTCGGTCTTCTACTTGACCACCGGCTTCCACGGACTGCACGTGACGGGCGGTCTCATTGCCTTCCTGCTGGTCCTCGGCCGGACGTACGCGGCCAAGAGGTTCACCCACGAACAGGCCACGTCGGCCATCGTCGTGTCCTACTACTGGCACTTCGTCGATGTCGTCTGGATCGGCCTCTTCGCGACGATCTACCTGATCAAGTAGCGAACACGTCACCGGGCAGGTCCCGGCACTCCATCCAGAAACACCGACGCAGAAGATCCTGACACCGGGGTAATCCGTGAAAAAGCTCTCCGCACGACGACGCCATCCGCTGGCGGCGGTCGTCGTTCTACTCCTCGCGCTGGCGGCCACTGGGGGGCTGTACGCCGCCTTCGCGCCCGCAGGCAAGGCGCAGGCCGATGAAACCGCCCAGTCCCTCGCCATCGAGGAGGGCAAGAAGCTGTACGCCGTGGGTTGCGCAAGCTGCCACGGAACCGGCGGTCAGGGTTCCTCTGACGGCCCGAGCCTGGTCGGGGTCGGCGCCGCAGCCGTCGACTTCCAGGTGAGCACGGGCCGCATGCCCGCCCAGCAGCCCGGCGTCCAGGTGCCGAAGAAGCCCAAGATCTACTCGCAGGAGCAGATCGACCAGCTGGCCGCGTACATCGCGTCCCTGGGTGCCGGCCCGAGCGTGCCGACCGAGAAGCAGTTCGACCCGGCCGGTGCCGACATCGCCAATGGTGGTGAGCTGTTCCGCAACAACTGCGCGCAGTGTCACAACTTCACCGGTGAGGGCGGCGCGCTGACGGACGGCAAGTACGCCCCGAACCTCGAGGGCGTAGAGCCGAAGGTCATCTACGAGGCCATGCTCACCGGCCCGCAGAACATGCCCTCCTTCCCGGACAGCACCATGCCGGAGAAGGAGAAGAAGGACATCATCGCGTACCTCCAGAACGTGAACGGCGAAAAGTCGACGAACCCCGGTGGCCTCAAGCTCGGCGGCCTCGGCCCCGTTTCCGAGGGTCTGTTCGGCTGGATCTTCGGTCTGGGTGCGCTGATCGCTGTCGCCGTCTGGGTCGCGGCCCACACCGCTAAGGCCAAGAAGTCATGAGTAGCCAAGACATTCCCGAAGAGAAGCACCTGCCGAGTGAGCAGGGCGACGCGCACCACGGTGCCGTAGCGGTCGCGGACGATCCGTTCGCCGACCCGGGCATGCCGGCCCACCGGCCGCGCATCCAGGACATCGACGAGGCGGCCGCCAA comes from Streptomyces sp. NBC_01408 and encodes:
- a CDS encoding c-type cytochrome: MKKLSARRRHPLAAVVVLLLALAATGGLYAAFAPAGKAQADETAQSLAIEEGKKLYAVGCASCHGTGGQGSSDGPSLVGVGAAAVDFQVSTGRMPAQQPGVQVPKKPKIYSQEQIDQLAAYIASLGAGPSVPTEKQFDPAGADIANGGELFRNNCAQCHNFTGEGGALTDGKYAPNLEGVEPKVIYEAMLTGPQNMPSFPDSTMPEKEKKDIIAYLQNVNGEKSTNPGGLKLGGLGPVSEGLFGWIFGLGALIAVAVWVAAHTAKAKKS